In Columba livia isolate bColLiv1 breed racing homer chromosome 6, bColLiv1.pat.W.v2, whole genome shotgun sequence, a single genomic region encodes these proteins:
- the C6H10orf105 gene encoding uncharacterized protein C10orf105 homolog, protein MSTEDTGNGTSPTPPLLGLLVSTTELLPPISTSPEKADLLPVIIMLVCIFLLLAAFLIFVTLYKPAALDQSLSGPRERMPHHPADASEPQLKLWKRLGSLRCSISTFRRSQLVSQTQLACPRSRPTSQGWDIMESTKM, encoded by the coding sequence ATGAGCACAGAGGACACTGGCAACGGGACCTCTCCCACCCCACCTCTCCTTGGGCTTCTGGTTTCAACCACTGAGCTGCTTCCACCCATTTCCACATCCCCGGAGAAGGCAGACCTGCTGCCCGTCATCATCATGCTCGTCtgcatcttcctcctcctggcaGCCTTCCTCATCTTTGTCACCCTCTACAAGCCAGCGGCGCTGGACCAGTCCCTCTCCGGGCCCCGTGAGCGGATGCCCCATCACCCAGCAGATGCCAGCGAGCCCCAGCTGAAGCTCTGGAAGCGCCTGGGCTCCCTGCGATGCTCCATCAGCACCTTCAGGAGAAGCCAGCTGGTGTCCCAGACCCAGCTTGCCTGCCCCAGGAGCCGCCCCAccagccagggctgggacaTCATGGAGTCCACCAAAATGTGA